In Rhizobium sp. ZPR4, a genomic segment contains:
- a CDS encoding phasin family protein, protein MFNFDEANKKGKEAMDTALKSYSDVTKGFQAIAAETAEYSKKSFQDGVAHFETLAGVKSFEAAFELQSSYVKSSYENFVAEATKLGEMYADLAKNAYKPYEAPVAAATKAASKAAATATAA, encoded by the coding sequence ATGTTCAATTTCGATGAAGCAAACAAGAAGGGCAAGGAAGCCATGGACACGGCGCTGAAGAGCTATTCCGATGTCACCAAGGGCTTTCAGGCGATTGCTGCCGAAACCGCTGAATACTCCAAGAAGTCTTTCCAGGATGGCGTTGCACACTTCGAAACGCTCGCCGGTGTCAAGAGCTTCGAAGCTGCCTTCGAACTGCAGAGCAGCTATGTGAAGTCCTCCTACGAAAACTTCGTCGCTGAAGCCACCAAGCTCGGCGAAATGTATGCCGATCTCGCCAAGAATGCCTACAAGCCTTACGAAGCGCCCGTAGCGGCTGCGACGAAGGCTGCCAGCAAGGCAGCAGCAACGGCGACCGCCGCTTAA
- the cysE gene encoding serine O-acetyltransferase codes for MVAATDIRQVEGLGAVKVMDPIWDSMREEARAAAAQDPLLAAFLYSTIINHRSLEECVIYRICERLDHPDLQAILLRQTFEEMLADWPEWGSILRVDIQAVYDRDPACLRFLEPVLYFKGFHALQTHRLAHWLYNRGRRDFALYLQSRSSSVFQTDINPAARIGKGIFLDHATGLVVGETAVIGDNVSILHGVTLGGTGKEGSDRHPKIAHGVLIGAGAKILGNIQIGHCSRIAAGSVVLKEVPAKTTVAGVPAKVVGEAGCSEPSRSMDQLLAEQLVVDQIMGAGI; via the coding sequence ATGGTCGCAGCAACGGATATTCGCCAGGTAGAAGGCTTGGGCGCAGTGAAGGTCATGGACCCGATCTGGGACAGCATGCGCGAGGAAGCACGCGCCGCTGCCGCGCAGGACCCACTTCTTGCCGCTTTCCTCTATTCGACGATCATCAACCATCGCTCGCTGGAGGAATGCGTTATCTATCGCATCTGCGAGCGCCTCGACCATCCGGACCTGCAGGCCATCCTCCTGCGGCAGACCTTCGAGGAAATGCTGGCCGACTGGCCGGAATGGGGATCGATCCTTCGTGTCGATATCCAGGCCGTCTACGATCGCGATCCAGCCTGCCTGAGGTTCCTGGAGCCCGTGCTCTATTTCAAGGGCTTCCATGCGCTGCAGACGCACCGCCTCGCGCACTGGCTCTATAATCGCGGCCGCCGCGATTTCGCGCTTTATCTGCAGAGCCGATCCTCCAGCGTCTTCCAGACCGACATCAATCCGGCGGCGCGTATCGGCAAGGGCATCTTCCTCGATCACGCGACCGGCCTTGTGGTGGGCGAAACGGCCGTGATCGGCGATAACGTCTCGATCCTGCATGGCGTCACGCTTGGCGGCACCGGCAAGGAAGGCAGCGACCGCCATCCGAAGATCGCGCACGGCGTCTTGATCGGTGCGGGGGCCAAGATCCTCGGCAATATCCAGATCGGCCATTGCTCGCGCATCGCCGCCGGCTCGGTGGTGCTGAAGGAAGTGCCCGCCAAGACGACCGTTGCAGGGGTGCCGGCCAAGGTGGTCGGAGAAGCAGGGTGTTCGGAACCGTCTCGCTCGATGGACCAGCTCTTGGCTGAACAATTGGTTGTGGATCAGATCATGGGCGCGGGAATCTAG
- the clpA gene encoding ATP-dependent Clp protease ATP-binding subunit ClpA, which yields MPTFSPSLEKALHQALTYANERHHEYATLEHLLLALVDDADAAAVMGACNVDLDALRKTLTEYVDNELSNLVTGYDEDSKPTSGFQRVIQRAVIHVQSSGREEVTGANVLVAIFAERESHAAFFLQEQEMTRYDAVNYISHGIGKRPGSSQTRTPRGAEESESESKPTSRGEQEEGNGKKQQDALKAYCVNLNEKAKNGKIDPLIGRNSEVNRTIQVLCRRSKNNPLYVGDPGVGKTAIAEGLAKRIVEGKVPEALADATIFSLDMGTLLAGTRYRGDFEERLKQVVKELEEYPGAVLFIDEIHTVIGAGATSGGAMDASNLLKPALSSGAIRCIGSTTYKEYRQFFEKDRALVRRFQKIDVNEPSIEDAIEIMKGLKPYFEEYHHLRYSNDAIKTAVELSARYISDRKLPDKAIDVIDETGAAQMLLPPSKRRKLITEKEIEATIATMARIPPKTVSKDDEMVLANLEQELRSVVYGQDTAIEALSTSIKLARAGLREPNKPIGCYVFSGPTGVGKTEVAKQLASSLGVELLRFDMSEYMERHTVSRLLGAPPGYVGFDQGGLLTDGVDQHPHSVVLLDEIEKAHPDIFNILLQVMDHGALTDHNGKKIDFRNVILIMTTNAGASEMAKAAIGFGSSKRTGEDEEALNRLFTPEFRNRLDAVIPFAPLPTTVIHKVVQKFIMQLEAQLSERNVTFDLHEDAIAWLSEKGYDDKMGARPLARVIQENIKKPLANEILFGKLKKGGVVTVTVGKKEDGSTGILLDATADTAPIRPKPEAEVGEQHVEVEEDDGDTTVKARSRVGKAATAADSRRSAKASTSSDSDESEGKSPRKGGGAVPKVPRK from the coding sequence GTGCCAACATTTTCGCCTAGTCTTGAGAAGGCGCTGCATCAGGCACTGACCTACGCGAACGAGCGGCATCACGAGTATGCCACGCTGGAACATCTGCTTTTGGCGCTGGTAGACGACGCCGATGCCGCAGCTGTCATGGGCGCGTGCAATGTTGATCTCGACGCGCTCCGTAAGACTCTGACTGAATACGTCGATAATGAACTCTCCAACCTGGTCACGGGCTATGACGAGGACTCGAAGCCGACCTCCGGCTTCCAGCGCGTCATCCAGCGCGCCGTGATCCACGTACAATCTTCCGGCCGCGAGGAAGTGACGGGCGCCAATGTCCTCGTCGCGATTTTCGCGGAACGGGAAAGCCATGCTGCCTTCTTCCTGCAGGAGCAGGAAATGACCCGCTACGACGCGGTCAACTACATCTCGCACGGCATCGGCAAGCGCCCGGGCTCCTCCCAGACCCGCACGCCGCGCGGCGCCGAAGAAAGCGAATCCGAAAGCAAGCCGACCTCCCGCGGCGAGCAGGAGGAAGGGAATGGCAAGAAGCAGCAGGACGCGCTGAAGGCTTATTGCGTCAACCTCAATGAGAAGGCCAAGAACGGCAAGATCGATCCGTTGATCGGCCGCAACTCCGAGGTCAACCGCACCATCCAGGTGCTGTGCCGCCGCTCGAAGAACAACCCGCTCTATGTCGGAGACCCCGGCGTGGGCAAGACGGCAATTGCCGAAGGTCTTGCCAAGCGTATCGTCGAAGGCAAGGTTCCGGAAGCTCTGGCCGATGCCACGATCTTTTCGCTCGATATGGGTACGCTGCTCGCCGGCACCCGTTATCGCGGCGATTTCGAAGAACGCCTGAAGCAGGTCGTCAAGGAACTCGAAGAGTATCCGGGCGCCGTGCTGTTCATCGACGAGATCCACACCGTCATCGGTGCGGGCGCCACCTCCGGCGGCGCGATGGATGCGTCGAACCTGCTGAAGCCGGCTCTTTCCTCGGGTGCGATCCGTTGCATCGGTTCGACCACCTATAAGGAATACCGTCAGTTCTTCGAAAAGGACCGGGCTCTCGTCCGTCGCTTCCAGAAGATCGACGTCAACGAGCCGAGCATCGAGGATGCCATCGAAATCATGAAGGGCCTCAAGCCCTATTTCGAAGAGTATCACCACCTGCGCTATTCGAACGACGCCATCAAGACGGCTGTCGAGCTGTCGGCCCGCTATATTTCCGACCGCAAGCTGCCGGATAAGGCGATCGACGTGATCGATGAGACGGGTGCCGCTCAGATGCTGCTGCCGCCGTCCAAGCGCCGCAAGCTGATCACCGAAAAGGAGATCGAAGCGACGATTGCGACCATGGCCCGCATTCCGCCGAAGACGGTTTCCAAGGATGACGAGATGGTTCTCGCCAACCTCGAACAGGAACTGCGTTCGGTCGTCTACGGCCAGGATACGGCAATCGAAGCGCTGTCGACCTCGATCAAGCTCGCTCGTGCGGGCCTGCGCGAGCCGAACAAGCCGATCGGCTGCTACGTCTTCTCCGGCCCCACGGGCGTCGGCAAGACGGAAGTCGCCAAGCAGCTTGCCTCGTCGCTCGGCGTCGAACTGCTGCGCTTCGACATGTCGGAATACATGGAGCGTCATACGGTTTCCCGTCTGCTCGGTGCACCTCCCGGCTATGTCGGCTTCGACCAGGGCGGCCTCCTGACCGATGGCGTCGATCAGCATCCGCACAGCGTGGTTCTGCTCGACGAAATCGAGAAGGCGCATCCGGATATCTTCAATATCCTGCTGCAGGTCATGGACCACGGCGCGCTGACCGACCACAACGGCAAGAAGATCGACTTCCGCAACGTCATCCTGATCATGACGACCAATGCGGGCGCTTCGGAAATGGCCAAGGCCGCTATTGGCTTCGGTTCGTCCAAGCGTACGGGCGAGGATGAAGAGGCTCTCAACCGCCTATTCACCCCGGAATTCCGCAACCGTCTGGATGCGGTCATTCCCTTCGCGCCGCTGCCGACGACGGTCATTCACAAGGTGGTGCAGAAGTTCATCATGCAGCTGGAAGCGCAGCTTTCCGAACGCAACGTGACCTTCGACCTGCACGAGGACGCCATCGCCTGGCTGTCCGAGAAGGGCTACGACGACAAGATGGGTGCCCGTCCGCTGGCGCGTGTCATCCAGGAAAACATCAAGAAGCCGCTGGCGAACGAAATCCTCTTCGGCAAACTGAAGAAGGGTGGCGTCGTCACCGTTACGGTCGGCAAGAAGGAAGACGGCTCGACCGGCATCCTGCTCGATGCGACTGCTGACACTGCTCCGATCCGGCCGAAGCCGGAGGCCGAAGTCGGTGAACAGCATGTCGAGGTGGAAGAGGATGACGGCGACACCACCGTCAAGGCCAGAAGCCGCGTCGGCAAGGCTGCAACGGCAGCCGACAGCCGCCGCTCGGCCAAGGCCTCGACGTCGAGCGACAGCGACGAGTCCGAAGGCAAGTCGCCACGCAAGGGCGGCGGCGCGGTTCCGAAGGTTCCGCGCAAGTAA
- a CDS encoding Dabb family protein, with amino-acid sequence MIRHTVAFRLKHEAGSAEEASFLKDALVLEKIPSVRNFEQLRQTSPKNDFTFGFSMEFDDQSGYDAYNVHPDHVAFVRDRWAPEVEAFLEIDYTNL; translated from the coding sequence ATGATTCGCCATACCGTCGCCTTCCGCCTGAAGCACGAAGCCGGCTCGGCTGAAGAAGCCAGCTTCCTCAAGGACGCCCTTGTTCTGGAGAAGATACCGAGCGTCCGGAACTTCGAGCAGCTTCGGCAGACCAGTCCGAAGAACGACTTTACCTTCGGCTTCTCGATGGAGTTCGATGACCAGTCAGGTTACGACGCCTATAACGTCCACCCTGATCATGTCGCTTTCGTCAGGGATCGCTGGGCACCTGAAGTCGAGGCGTTTCTCGAAATCGACTATACGAACCTCTAG
- a CDS encoding DUF3126 family protein, whose translation MKPEEIKKLDAYFKRTFNPQVVVKARPRKNDSAEVYLGEEFLGVVYIDDEDGDRSYNFSMAILDVDL comes from the coding sequence GTGAAGCCTGAAGAAATCAAGAAACTCGACGCCTATTTCAAGCGCACGTTCAACCCGCAGGTCGTGGTGAAGGCCCGCCCGCGAAAGAACGATTCGGCTGAAGTTTATCTCGGCGAAGAATTTCTGGGTGTCGTCTATATCGACGATGAAGATGGCGACCGCTCCTATAATTTCTCGATGGCCATTCTGGACGTCGATCTCTGA
- the clpS gene encoding ATP-dependent Clp protease adapter ClpS — MIAEPIRMQNNSERNGDNGNRGTSVITRTKPKTKKPNLYRVLLLNDDYTPMDFVIHILERFFQKDLEGATRIMLHVHNHGVGECGIYTYEVAETKVSQVMDFARQHQHPLQCVMEKK, encoded by the coding sequence ATGATCGCTGAGCCGATCCGGATGCAAAACAACAGCGAAAGGAACGGGGACAACGGAAACCGTGGGACCTCGGTCATCACACGTACCAAGCCCAAGACGAAAAAACCGAACCTGTACCGCGTGCTGCTTCTGAATGACGACTACACGCCCATGGACTTCGTGATCCATATCCTGGAGCGTTTCTTCCAAAAGGATCTCGAAGGTGCCACCCGTATCATGCTTCATGTCCACAACCATGGCGTGGGCGAGTGCGGGATATATACATATGAAGTAGCCGAAACGAAGGTGAGCCAGGTGATGGACTTTGCCCGGCAGCACCAGCATCCGCTGCAATGTGTTATGGAAAAGAAGTGA
- a CDS encoding HIT family protein — protein sequence MTSPAYDDNNIFAKILKGEIPSYRVYEDEHTVAFMDVMPQSPGHTLVLPKSPSRNILDADPAALQHAITVVQKIAVAVQEAFEADGVYIAQFNEPSAGQTVFHLHFHVIPRLEGVALKPHSGKMEDGAVLAENARKIIEALA from the coding sequence ATGACCAGCCCCGCCTATGACGACAACAATATCTTCGCGAAGATCCTGAAGGGCGAGATCCCGTCGTACCGCGTCTACGAGGATGAGCACACCGTTGCCTTCATGGATGTGATGCCGCAGTCGCCGGGCCATACGCTGGTGCTGCCGAAATCCCCCTCTCGCAACATTCTCGACGCCGACCCGGCTGCATTACAGCACGCGATCACCGTGGTTCAGAAGATCGCCGTTGCGGTTCAGGAAGCCTTCGAAGCTGACGGCGTCTATATCGCCCAGTTCAACGAGCCGTCTGCCGGCCAGACCGTCTTCCATCTGCATTTTCATGTCATTCCACGCCTGGAGGGTGTCGCGCTTAAGCCGCATTCCGGCAAGATGGAGGATGGCGCGGTGCTGGCGGAAAACGCCAGGAAGATCATCGAAGCGCTGGCCTGA